Proteins from one Crocosphaera sp. UHCC 0190 genomic window:
- the ftsH gene encoding ATP-dependent zinc metalloprotease FtsH, whose translation MKQVSSVAQKRCPQGHRPGWGKLIGSGLFLQLLLMTTPSWGQTEQDHSSYSDLLRNIEAGKVSQVEIDPRLQTARVTLKGQEKPEDSLEVPLLKNNPELINKLRENNIPLDYNPSTDHSAAVGSVIQIGVVFLVLIIVIAVVRRSANASGQAMNFSKSRARFQMEAKTGITFGDVAGIDEAKEELEEVVTFLKQPEKFTAIGAKIPKGVLLVGPPGTGKTLLAKAIAGEAGVPFFSISGSEFVEMFVGVGASRVRDLFKKAKENAPCLVFIDEIDAVGRQRGVGYGGGNDEREQTLNQLLTEMDGFEGNTGIIIIAATNRPDVLDMALLRPGRFDRQVMVDYPDLKGRVGILDVHSRNKKLGDDISLEAVARRTPGFTGADLANLLNEAAIFTARRRKEAITMLEINDAIDRVVAGMEGTPLVDSKSKRLIAYHEIGHALVGSLVAGHDPVEKVTLVPRGQAKGLTWFTPDEESGLVTRNQLLARIAGLLGGRAAEELIFGEDEVTTGAGNDIEKVTYLARQMVTKFGMSELGLLALESDNNNYSGYNGKAPGEYSQEIAAKIDHQVRSIVEYCHQEAQKVIQENRVTVDQLVDILIDQETIEGEEFRELLAKFAEPSDQPLAVSR comes from the coding sequence ATGAAACAAGTCTCATCTGTGGCACAAAAACGTTGCCCTCAAGGTCATCGGCCAGGATGGGGTAAATTAATCGGCAGTGGGCTTTTCCTGCAATTGTTGCTGATGACTACCCCCAGTTGGGGACAAACAGAACAAGATCACTCAAGCTACAGTGATTTATTGAGAAACATCGAAGCGGGTAAGGTAAGTCAAGTCGAGATAGATCCCAGACTGCAAACAGCGAGAGTCACCTTGAAAGGCCAAGAAAAACCAGAAGACTCCTTAGAAGTTCCCCTACTCAAAAATAATCCTGAACTGATCAACAAGCTCAGAGAAAACAATATCCCCTTAGACTACAACCCTTCTACTGATCACTCTGCTGCTGTGGGATCAGTGATTCAAATTGGGGTGGTATTCCTCGTATTAATCATAGTCATTGCCGTTGTCCGTCGCTCCGCCAATGCTTCAGGCCAAGCAATGAACTTTAGCAAATCTCGGGCCCGCTTCCAAATGGAAGCCAAAACAGGCATCACCTTTGGAGATGTGGCCGGTATTGATGAAGCGAAAGAAGAATTGGAAGAAGTTGTTACCTTCCTCAAACAACCGGAAAAATTTACGGCGATCGGTGCCAAAATTCCCAAAGGGGTTCTGTTAGTGGGCCCCCCAGGTACAGGAAAAACCCTCTTAGCCAAAGCGATCGCCGGAGAAGCAGGGGTTCCCTTCTTCAGTATTTCCGGTTCAGAATTTGTAGAAATGTTTGTCGGGGTTGGGGCCTCACGGGTCAGAGATTTATTCAAAAAAGCGAAAGAAAACGCCCCTTGTCTCGTTTTTATCGATGAAATTGATGCCGTAGGCCGTCAAAGGGGTGTGGGCTATGGTGGAGGCAACGATGAACGAGAGCAAACCCTCAACCAACTGCTAACGGAAATGGATGGGTTTGAAGGCAATACCGGAATTATCATTATTGCGGCTACCAACCGTCCCGATGTCTTGGATATGGCCTTATTACGGCCCGGCAGATTTGATCGACAAGTAATGGTAGATTATCCCGATCTCAAAGGACGAGTCGGCATTCTTGATGTTCACTCCCGTAATAAGAAACTCGGTGATGATATTTCCCTCGAAGCCGTGGCCCGACGCACCCCAGGCTTTACAGGGGCAGATTTAGCCAACTTGCTCAACGAAGCGGCCATTTTCACCGCCAGACGACGGAAAGAAGCCATAACCATGCTAGAAATTAACGATGCCATTGATCGGGTGGTAGCCGGAATGGAAGGAACCCCCTTAGTGGATAGTAAGAGTAAGCGACTCATTGCCTATCATGAAATTGGCCATGCCTTGGTGGGAAGTTTGGTGGCTGGCCATGATCCGGTGGAAAAAGTGACCCTAGTACCCAGAGGACAAGCAAAAGGTTTAACTTGGTTTACCCCGGACGAAGAATCTGGCTTAGTCACCCGTAATCAATTATTGGCGAGAATTGCCGGATTATTGGGAGGTAGAGCCGCTGAAGAGCTAATTTTTGGGGAAGATGAAGTGACCACAGGGGCCGGCAATGATATCGAAAAAGTGACCTATTTAGCCCGGCAAATGGTGACCAAATTTGGGATGTCGGAACTGGGATTACTGGCCCTAGAAAGCGATAATAATAATTACTCAGGGTATAATGGCAAGGCCCCAGGGGAATATTCCCAAGAAATTGCCGCAAAAATTGATCATCAAGTTCGTTCCATTGTGGAATATTGTCATCAAGAAGCGCAAAAAGTTATTCAAGAAAATCGTGTCACTGTTGATCAGTTAGTCGATATACTAATTGATCAGGAGACTATCGAGGGAGAAGAATTTCGTGAATTGTTAGCCAAATTTGCTGAACCCTCCGATCAACCCTTAGCCGTTTCTCGTTAA
- a CDS encoding NYN domain-containing protein, whose product MDATNSCLCQKDRLSIFVDGNNMFYAQQKNGWFFDPRRVLDYFTNDPHVSLINAFWYTGLKDSQDQRGFRDALISLGYTVRTKILKEYYDDTSGRYSQKANLDIEIVVDMFNTVEQYDRVILFSGDGDFERAIELLRSKNTHITVVSTEGMIARELRNATDRYIDLNDIKDSIEKQDY is encoded by the coding sequence ATGGATGCTACGAATAGTTGTCTTTGCCAGAAAGATCGTCTTTCTATATTTGTTGATGGCAATAATATGTTTTATGCTCAACAAAAAAATGGCTGGTTTTTTGATCCCAGACGAGTTCTTGACTATTTTACTAATGATCCCCATGTTTCTCTCATTAATGCTTTTTGGTATACCGGATTAAAAGATTCTCAAGATCAACGGGGGTTTCGAGATGCTTTAATTAGTTTGGGGTACACTGTCAGAACAAAAATTCTTAAAGAATATTATGATGATACCTCTGGAAGATATTCCCAAAAAGCGAATCTTGATATTGAAATTGTTGTAGATATGTTTAATACAGTTGAACAATATGATCGGGTAATTTTATTTAGTGGAGATGGAGACTTTGAGAGGGCAATTGAATTATTACGCTCTAAAAATACCCATATTACTGTTGTTTCAACTGAGGGCATGATTGCCAGAGAATTGAGAAATGCAACAGATCGTTATATTGACTTAAATGATATCAAAGATAGTATTGAAAAACAAGACTACTGA
- a CDS encoding anti-sigma regulatory factor, producing the protein MSVLKQISFKIESDLKALDQVLGYFDQINQPWIPKKDWLQCQLALAEGFTNAVRHAHKNLPPDVSVEIEIKLSSNSLEMRIWDSGPSFDLQGFLQAKDLQENRLVGHGQGLPILQKIAAQLSYARTDDQRNCLLIVKNFSPL; encoded by the coding sequence TTGAGCGTCCTCAAACAGATTTCGTTCAAAATAGAAAGTGACCTAAAAGCATTAGACCAAGTTTTGGGTTACTTTGACCAGATCAATCAACCCTGGATTCCTAAAAAGGATTGGTTGCAATGTCAGCTGGCCTTGGCAGAAGGCTTTACCAATGCGGTACGCCATGCCCATAAAAATCTCCCTCCTGACGTTTCTGTCGAAATTGAGATCAAACTAAGCTCAAACAGTCTAGAAATGAGGATTTGGGACTCAGGGCCATCCTTTGATTTACAAGGATTTCTCCAAGCTAAAGACCTTCAAGAGAATCGTCTAGTTGGTCATGGCCAGGGTCTTCCCATCTTACAAAAAATTGCCGCCCAATTGAGTTATGCTCGCACTGATGATCAGAGGAATTGTTTGTTAATTGTGAAAAACTTTTCCCCTCTCTAA
- a CDS encoding sulfurtransferase: protein MFKLDSVVSGQWLAGQLTHSNLVIVDCRFRLGNPDWGYEQYLTRHIQGAYYLNLDSDLSSPVTQHGGRHPLPDLSLFAEKLAGMGITLGETLVVAYDDLRLAFAARFWWLLRYLGHEQVAVLDGGWTAWENQGYPTSNVIPEAKLGQFVPQPCHDWIVDMEGVKHRKIQPQTRLIDSRDGDRYRGEIEPIDPIAGHIPGAINSPWKQVTDEQGYILPVTAQQGLWETCSTAEEIIVYCGSGVTACVNLLSMELAGIHGAKLYPGGWSDWCSYLV, encoded by the coding sequence ATGTTTAAACTTGATTCTGTTGTTTCCGGGCAATGGCTGGCTGGCCAACTCACCCATTCTAACCTCGTTATAGTTGATTGTCGCTTCCGTTTAGGAAACCCCGACTGGGGATATGAACAATATCTGACCCGTCACATCCAGGGAGCCTATTATTTAAACTTAGATTCTGATTTATCCTCTCCCGTAACCCAACATGGGGGCCGTCATCCTCTCCCAGATCTGTCCCTTTTTGCCGAAAAATTGGCAGGGATGGGGATTACTTTGGGGGAAACCTTAGTAGTGGCTTATGATGATCTACGTTTGGCCTTTGCTGCCCGTTTTTGGTGGTTATTGCGTTATTTGGGTCACGAGCAGGTGGCTGTCCTCGATGGGGGTTGGACTGCCTGGGAAAACCAGGGTTATCCCACCAGTAACGTCATTCCAGAAGCTAAATTAGGTCAGTTTGTTCCTCAACCTTGTCATGATTGGATTGTCGATATGGAAGGGGTTAAACACCGTAAAATTCAACCTCAGACTCGGTTGATTGATTCACGGGATGGCGATCGCTATCGCGGGGAAATTGAACCCATTGATCCCATTGCGGGTCATATTCCTGGGGCGATTAATTCTCCCTGGAAACAGGTGACAGACGAACAGGGGTATATTTTACCTGTTACAGCACAACAGGGGTTATGGGAAACTTGTTCAACAGCAGAGGAAATCATTGTTTATTGTGGTTCGGGTGTCACTGCTTGCGTTAATCTCTTATCAATGGAATTAGCGGGAATTCATGGGGCCAAGTTGTATCCTGGAGGATGGAGTGATTGGTGTTCTTACCTCGTCTAA
- a CDS encoding VOC family protein: MTINQPIVTQGLAIGNLRQVHHIALNVKDMAISCHFYGKILGLHELTGDEVPSTLKTLVAEGKVTNFVTPDGTVLDLFWEPDLSPPNADPKQQFTRANHLAFDIAPELFEQAVEVLKNNQVIIDHGPVTRPTGRGIYFYDPDGFLLEIRCDPN; encoded by the coding sequence ATGACGATTAATCAACCTATAGTCACTCAAGGACTGGCGATCGGCAATTTAAGACAAGTCCATCATATCGCATTAAATGTCAAAGATATGGCAATTTCTTGTCACTTTTACGGGAAAATATTAGGACTGCATGAGTTAACAGGAGATGAAGTGCCTAGTACCCTTAAAACTTTAGTTGCGGAGGGAAAAGTCACTAATTTTGTCACCCCTGATGGTACAGTTTTAGATTTATTTTGGGAACCGGATCTCTCACCCCCAAATGCTGACCCCAAGCAACAATTTACCCGTGCGAATCATTTGGCCTTTGATATTGCTCCTGAGTTATTTGAGCAAGCGGTGGAAGTATTAAAAAATAATCAGGTAATAATTGATCATGGCCCGGTTACTCGTCCAACTGGAAGGGGAATTTATTTTTATGATCCTGACGGGTTTTTATTAGAAATTCGTTGTGATCCGAATTAA
- the yaaA gene encoding peroxide stress protein YaaA, which produces MISILSSAKTLAFDDSLEVPPITKPIFQEYGQFLVKSLQQLSVEQLEKLLGVSETLANLNYQRFQEFNDSQKRAAILAYRGDVFKQLEIDKFNDDDYLFAQEHLRIISGLYGILRPLDEIKPYRLEMNTNFHVEKNTNLYGFWTTKITEKLNYELAKHQKQVLLNLASDEYSRVIKRQNFNYPILKISFKEMREGKLKTIGLIAKKNRGVMTNWIIRHKIDDPEQLKEYSWSGYSYYESLSNEQEFVFLKQG; this is translated from the coding sequence ATGATTTCAATTCTCTCTTCGGCCAAAACATTAGCATTTGATGATTCTCTTGAAGTTCCTCCAATAACCAAGCCTATTTTTCAAGAATATGGTCAGTTTTTAGTCAAGTCGCTCCAGCAACTTTCTGTCGAACAATTAGAGAAATTACTGGGAGTAAGCGAGACTTTAGCGAATTTGAATTATCAACGATTTCAAGAATTTAATGATAGTCAAAAACGAGCCGCTATTTTAGCCTATCGAGGAGATGTTTTTAAACAATTAGAAATTGATAAATTTAATGATGATGATTATTTATTTGCCCAAGAACACCTAAGAATTATCTCAGGACTCTACGGAATTTTACGTCCTCTTGATGAAATTAAACCCTATAGATTAGAGATGAATACTAATTTTCATGTTGAAAAAAATACTAATCTTTATGGCTTTTGGACAACCAAAATTACTGAGAAATTAAATTATGAATTAGCAAAACATCAGAAGCAAGTCTTACTTAATCTTGCTTCTGATGAATATTCTCGCGTGATTAAACGGCAAAATTTTAACTATCCTATCTTAAAAATTTCTTTTAAAGAAATGAGAGAAGGAAAACTTAAAACCATTGGCTTAATAGCGAAAAAGAATAGAGGGGTTATGACGAATTGGATTATTCGTCATAAAATTGATGATCCTGAACAGTTAAAAGAATATTCATGGTCAGGCTATTCTTATTACGAAAGTTTATCTAATGAACAAGAATTTGTGTTTCTGAAACAAGGATAA
- a CDS encoding STAS domain-containing protein has product MKKNVQVFQPSGIFDGTKSAQFRQQISHSVQGNIQIIVIDFKDVSFMDSSGLGALVLSLKTVRAAGAKLFLCSINEQIQMLFELTSMDRVFEIFSSREELEQKLLNS; this is encoded by the coding sequence ATGAAAAAAAACGTTCAAGTTTTTCAACCTTCTGGAATTTTTGATGGGACAAAGTCTGCTCAATTTCGCCAGCAAATTAGTCATTCAGTGCAAGGGAATATCCAAATCATTGTCATTGATTTTAAGGATGTTTCCTTTATGGACAGTTCAGGATTGGGAGCTTTGGTGTTATCATTGAAGACCGTACGAGCCGCCGGAGCCAAATTGTTTTTGTGTTCCATTAACGAACAGATCCAAATGTTATTTGAGTTAACCAGTATGGATCGGGTTTTTGAAATTTTTTCGAGTCGAGAAGAATTAGAACAAAAATTATTAAACAGTTAA
- a CDS encoding PP2C family protein-serine/threonine phosphatase translates to MTQILLIDDDHTIRLLLERTLKRSGYEVTCASLGEEGLIKAQELHPALIICDWVMPGISGLEVCSQIKSIPALATTFFILLTSLGSVEDRVKGLDAGADDFLCKPIEMNELIARVRAGLRLHQLSQDLKEQKQLLEAELAEAAEYVSSILPEPLQEKSLQIKARFIPSSQLGGDGFDYFWLDDNHLAIYLLDVSGHGLRAALPALSVINLLRSRGLNRVNYHRPNEVLNGLNQAFQMTYRNDKYFTIWYGVYHRKKHHLVYASAGHPPAILLTPDPEQGFIEHQLKTPGFPIGMFPEANYVNENLTLNSLSTLYIFSDGIYEIEQGDKTLLGLKNFTDILKTYQSKSPRDLETLIQSLKHHNHQDQFDDDLSIIEVDFT, encoded by the coding sequence ATGACTCAAATCCTCTTGATTGATGATGATCACACCATTCGCTTACTGCTAGAACGTACTTTAAAGCGGAGTGGTTATGAAGTGACTTGTGCCAGCCTTGGGGAAGAGGGATTAATCAAAGCACAGGAATTACATCCGGCCCTGATTATCTGTGATTGGGTGATGCCAGGTATCAGTGGGTTAGAGGTGTGTAGTCAGATTAAGAGTATTCCTGCTTTAGCGACGACTTTTTTTATTTTGCTCACCTCTTTGGGATCCGTAGAAGATCGGGTTAAAGGGTTGGATGCGGGGGCGGATGATTTCCTCTGTAAACCCATTGAGATGAATGAGTTAATTGCCAGGGTGAGAGCGGGGTTACGACTTCATCAGTTGAGTCAAGATTTAAAGGAACAAAAACAACTTTTAGAGGCAGAATTGGCGGAAGCGGCTGAATATGTTAGCTCAATTTTGCCGGAACCTCTGCAAGAAAAATCCCTACAAATTAAGGCCCGTTTTATTCCTTCGAGTCAATTAGGGGGGGATGGATTTGATTATTTTTGGTTAGATGATAATCATTTAGCGATTTATCTTTTAGATGTTTCTGGCCATGGACTGAGGGCGGCTTTACCTGCTTTATCCGTGATTAATTTACTGCGTTCGAGAGGATTAAATCGGGTTAATTATCATCGTCCTAATGAGGTTTTAAATGGATTAAACCAAGCTTTTCAGATGACTTATCGCAATGATAAATATTTCACCATCTGGTATGGGGTTTATCATCGTAAAAAACATCATCTTGTTTATGCTAGTGCGGGCCATCCCCCCGCTATTTTATTGACCCCAGATCCCGAACAAGGTTTCATTGAACATCAGCTAAAAACCCCTGGGTTTCCCATCGGAATGTTTCCTGAAGCTAATTATGTTAATGAAAACTTAACCCTGAATAGTTTGTCAACTCTTTATATTTTTAGTGATGGAATTTATGAAATTGAACAAGGGGATAAAACCCTCTTAGGGTTAAAAAATTTTACTGACATTCTCAAAACCTATCAAAGTAAATCCCCAAGAGATTTAGAAACACTTATTCAGTCTCTAAAACATCATAATCATCAAGATCAGTTTGATGATGATCTCTCCATTATCGAAGTTGATTTTACTTGA
- a CDS encoding DUF3685 domain-containing protein, with protein MSDHPINLLLVDDDPIFCLGLSTALSNYSRWEIIAQTDNFTDSLTELSSQRVELIILEPNIADRTLTISQFYQEVKQTYPQVKVCLLSHLFYPSQLQNFKDLGIEGYCHKGIPIEDFLNQLERIIQGEVAWPNLIIPTKTPERVFHKPWLSRLQKSGIDQIQANLNIINQKLQESPLSKLDQLFWKGRKRELLAAYWIVERLIPVEVIVIENQSFSPGLSPGIKQKQSDSLEITGSITESPTTLIIFNNTLDKLEGNLKNLTKIPLEIDILKPEIKQELLRIILNQFRRILEDLKFVELLAKQLSENMDIVLGKIWRESALTFLGKYCVEKQKFRLEEIEEILNNYEMQIEEEILRKIPFVTELLDYLLFESHLIVEQVSYRPDSPEAIEQGEKFLQNLIIQVANGITSLILNNFSDVELIKQKLYCIKMASSREIANFRNKLAWQYRQEQYWGEPQNIFESRYRLFFLKEKGLDSSYIYAPRQTQLENLTGLRWSVTILLEIRDAFSPILRSILASLGNGLVYLLTQVIGRGLGLIGRGILQGVGNSFQETSYPKKRSERDSKS; from the coding sequence GTGAGCGATCACCCCATAAATCTCCTTCTTGTTGATGATGACCCCATTTTTTGCTTAGGACTATCAACGGCCTTAAGCAACTATTCCCGTTGGGAAATTATAGCTCAAACAGATAATTTTACCGACAGCTTGACCGAGTTATCGAGTCAGAGAGTAGAACTGATAATTTTAGAGCCAAATATTGCAGATAGAACCCTAACAATTTCTCAATTTTATCAAGAAGTTAAACAAACTTATCCCCAGGTCAAGGTTTGTTTATTGAGTCATCTCTTTTACCCCTCACAACTGCAAAACTTTAAAGACTTAGGGATTGAAGGATATTGTCATAAAGGTATCCCAATTGAAGATTTTCTCAATCAATTAGAGAGAATCATTCAAGGAGAAGTCGCTTGGCCAAATTTAATTATCCCGACCAAAACCCCTGAAAGAGTTTTCCATAAACCTTGGTTATCTCGTCTACAAAAATCAGGGATTGATCAAATTCAAGCTAATCTAAACATCATTAATCAGAAACTTCAAGAAAGTCCTTTATCGAAATTAGATCAACTATTTTGGAAGGGAAGAAAACGGGAGCTTTTAGCGGCTTATTGGATAGTAGAAAGACTAATTCCTGTTGAAGTAATTGTCATTGAGAATCAATCGTTTTCCCCTGGTTTATCTCCTGGAATCAAGCAAAAGCAGTCAGACTCCCTGGAAATTACCGGGTCAATAACTGAATCTCCAACTACTTTGATTATCTTTAATAATACCCTTGATAAGTTAGAAGGAAACCTGAAAAACTTAACCAAAATCCCCCTAGAAATTGATATTCTCAAACCAGAAATTAAACAAGAATTGCTACGGATTATTTTAAATCAATTTCGACGTATTTTAGAAGACTTAAAGTTTGTCGAACTCTTAGCCAAGCAACTATCAGAAAATATGGATATTGTTTTGGGAAAAATTTGGCGAGAATCTGCCTTAACATTCCTAGGGAAATACTGTGTTGAGAAACAGAAATTTCGTTTAGAAGAGATTGAAGAGATTCTGAACAATTATGAAATGCAAATCGAAGAAGAAATTTTGAGAAAGATTCCCTTTGTCACAGAATTACTCGATTACTTACTCTTTGAAAGTCATTTAATTGTCGAACAAGTCTCTTATCGTCCCGACTCACCCGAAGCCATTGAACAAGGAGAAAAATTTCTCCAAAACCTCATCATTCAAGTCGCTAATGGGATCACATCTCTTATTTTAAATAACTTTTCTGACGTTGAATTGATCAAACAAAAACTCTATTGCATCAAAATGGCATCCTCTAGAGAAATCGCTAATTTTCGGAATAAACTGGCTTGGCAATATCGCCAAGAACAATACTGGGGAGAACCCCAGAATATTTTTGAAAGTCGTTATCGTCTCTTTTTTCTCAAAGAAAAGGGGCTAGACAGTTCCTATATATATGCCCCACGACAAACCCAACTCGAAAACCTGACCGGACTGCGTTGGAGTGTGACAATTCTCCTAGAAATCCGAGATGCCTTTTCTCCGATTCTGCGCTCAATCTTAGCTTCCTTGGGCAATGGATTAGTTTATCTCCTCACCCAAGTGATTGGTCGTGGCCTTGGGTTAATCGGTCGTGGCATCCTGCAAGGGGTAGGCAATAGCTTTCAAGAAACATCTTATCCCAAAAAGCGATCAGAGCGAGACTCAAAATCATAA
- a CDS encoding pentapeptide repeat-containing protein, which translates to MKPPIIAILGLLTPFLFTSQVKAANPDHIEQLLSTRYCQGCDLSGADLSAAHLIGADLRDANLTGANLTDANLEGADLTGANLEGANLTAALVTNASLNESNLNSVNLTKAMVFDADVTGASMISLILDEAQIFNTKISIGGEQE; encoded by the coding sequence ATGAAACCCCCAATTATTGCCATTTTAGGACTACTGACCCCTTTCTTATTTACCAGTCAAGTCAAAGCAGCCAACCCCGATCATATTGAACAATTATTATCAACAAGATATTGCCAAGGATGTGACTTATCAGGGGCCGATCTCAGTGCGGCTCATTTAATTGGTGCAGACTTAAGAGATGCTAACCTAACAGGGGCAAACCTAACCGATGCTAACCTAGAAGGGGCTGATCTTACAGGAGCCAATTTAGAAGGCGCAAACTTAACGGCAGCTTTAGTCACTAATGCGAGTTTGAATGAGAGTAATCTCAACAGCGTTAACTTAACAAAAGCCATGGTTTTTGATGCTGATGTGACAGGAGCATCCATGATCTCTCTGATTTTAGATGAGGCACAAATCTTTAATACAAAGATTAGTATTGGGGGAGAACAAGAATAA
- a CDS encoding Fur family transcriptional regulator gives MTNQGGTTQPLRSLEDALDRCQTLGMRVSRQRRYILELLWKAQEHLSAREIYDRLNLEGKEIGHTSVYQNLEALSSQGIIECLERCDGRLYGNISHSHSHVNCLDTQQILDIQIELPPEIIQQIEMQTGIKITDYRIDFYGYKQPNSSKLN, from the coding sequence ATGACTAATCAGGGAGGAACCACTCAGCCATTGCGATCGCTAGAAGATGCCCTAGATCGATGCCAAACCTTAGGAATGCGTGTCAGTCGTCAGCGTCGTTATATCCTAGAATTACTCTGGAAAGCCCAGGAACACCTATCGGCCAGAGAGATTTATGATCGGCTGAATTTAGAAGGGAAGGAGATCGGCCACACTTCAGTATATCAGAATTTAGAGGCCTTATCGAGTCAAGGAATTATTGAATGTTTAGAGCGATGTGACGGGAGACTCTATGGCAATATTAGTCATTCCCATAGTCATGTCAACTGCCTTGATACGCAACAAATTTTGGATATTCAGATTGAACTCCCGCCAGAAATCATACAACAAATCGAAATGCAAACTGGTATAAAAATTACTGATTATCGCATTGATTTTTATGGTTATAAACAGCCAAATTCGTCTAAACTAAACTAG